One region of Kwoniella newhampshirensis strain CBS 13917 chromosome 6, whole genome shotgun sequence genomic DNA includes:
- a CDS encoding 60S ribosomal protein uL10: MGATRANKEIYFEKLKALIEQYPSIFLVNIDNVSSQQLHLIRQSLRGKGVVLMGKNTMVRRALRVIMPEYPQFERLMPHVKGNIGFVFTSGDLKDIREIIISNKVAAPARAGAVATVDVYVPGGNTGMEPGKTSFFQALGIPTKIARGTIEIVSDVKVVTAGNKVGPSEATLLNMLNISPFTYGMTVVQVYDNGAVFPSSILDIEEKTLLDQFTSGIKTIAAISLATGIPTLASIMHSLVNSYKNILGVSLATDYEFEGSAKIKEYLANPEAFAVAAAPEASTEAAGGAEDAPAAKEEEKEESEDDDMGFGLFD; this comes from the exons ATGGGTGCCACTCGTGCTAACAAGGAGATCTACTTTGAGAAGCTCAAGGCTCTCATTGAGCAGTATC cctccatcttccttgtcAACATCGACAACGTTTCCTCCCAACAGCTCCACTTGATCCGACAGTCCCTCCGAGGAAAGGGTGTCGTGCTCATGGGCAAGAACACCATGGTCCGACGAGCTCTCCGAGTCATCATGCCCGAGTACCCCCAATTCGAGCGATTGATGCCCCACGTCAAGGGAAACATCGGTTTCGTCTTCACCTCTGGTGACCTCAAGGACATCCgagagatcatcatctccaacaaGGTCGCCGCTCCCGCTCGTGCCGGTGCCGTCGCTACCGTCGACGTCTACGTCCCCGGTGGCAACACCGGTATGGAGCCCGGAAagacctctttcttccagGCTTTGGGTATCCCCACCAAGATCGCCCGTGGTACCATCGAAATCGTCAGCGACGTCAAGGTCGTCACCGCCGGTAACAAGGTCGGACCTTCCGAGGCTACTTTGTTGAACATGCTCAAcatctctcccttcacCTACGGTATGACCGTCGTCCAGGTCTACGACAACGGTGccgtcttcccctcttccatcctcgacatcgaggagaagacccTCCTTGACCAGTTCACCTCTGGTATCAAGACTATTGCTGCCATCTCCCTCGCGACCGGTATCCCTACCCTCGCCTCCATCATGCACTCTTTGGTCAACTCTTACAAGAACATCCTCGGTGTTTCTCTTGCCACCGACTACGAGTTCGAGGGTTCcgccaag ATCAAGGAGTACCTTGCCAACCCCGAGGCCTTCGCTGTCGCCGCCGCTCCCGAGGCTTCCACCGAGGCTGCTGGTGGTGCCGAGGATGCCCCCGCCgccaaggaggaggagaaggaggagtccGAGGATGACGACATGGGTTTCGGTCTCTTCGACTAA
- a CDS encoding magnesium-dependent phosphatase-1, giving the protein MPRKATRNEPASPPGGYKTVSPEDPDAFPLLVAFDLDYTLWDLWIDTHIVPPLKRPGDVLNKLVDRRGQDLSFYREVPSILAELKRRRIHIAAASRTSAPELAREALGMLLLPSEDEGEHVRAVTYFNTMEIYPGSKLRHFKEIHRKTGIPYDQMLFFDDEHRNFEVESLGVTMQLVPSSGTDKKLWNQGLSTWRKRRGIQLM; this is encoded by the exons ATGCCTAGGAAAGCAACACGTAACGAGCCTGCGTCTCCACCTGGAGGATACAAGACAGTCTCACCCGAAGATCCAGATGCGTTCCCCCTCCTCGTAGCGTTTGATCTCGA TTATACACTTTGGGACCTATGGATAGAC ACACACATCGTACCGCCACTGAAACGACCAGGCGACGTTCTGAACAAACTTGTAGACAG acgaggacaagacCTATCGTTCTATCGAGAGGTCCCTTCCATACTTGCCGAGCTGAAACGAAGGAGAATACATATCGCCGCTGCATCTCGGACGAGCGCGCCAGAACT AGCTCGTGAAGCTTTGGGGATGTTGCTCTTGCCttcggaagatgagggagaaCATGTCAGGGCTGTGACATACTTCAATACA ATGGAAATCTATCCGG GCTCCAAACTGAGACACTTTAAAGAGATACATCGTAAAACAGGCATACCGTACGATCAGATG ctcttcttcgacgacgaacATCGGAATTTCGAGGTGGAGTCCTTGGGAGTCACAATGCAGCTTGTACCGAGTAGCGGGACGGACAAGAAGTTGTGGAATCAAGGGTTGTCGAcgtggaggaagaggagagggatacAGCTCatgtga